A region of the Mauremys mutica isolate MM-2020 ecotype Southern chromosome 14, ASM2049712v1, whole genome shotgun sequence genome:
ATGCACTATCTCTGCCCTCAGAActgcctgtgctccactcagATTTTATTTAGAAATAATGTAAAGTTCAGATGCAATAGAATTTAGTCACACAAAATGATCTATCAAAGATTTTATGAATATTTGAACAACTGCCAGTTTGATCAGATGTGGGTAACACTTTATACTCAAAAACAATAACAACCCAACCACACCTAGAATGTAGATTTTAGGATTTTTTGGGGTAAAATCTCAAACAGGAAATGGATGTTTCTGAGCAAATATGTTGGGTATCTGCATTTCTGCTTTGTAGAAGGCAATATCATCAATAGTTTTCATAAGTGACTTTCCTCCACAACTAACTAGGCCAGAAGTGTAAGTCAAGAATATAACTTCCAGTCAAGGCACAAAATAGTCTACTAgactctctcttccccttccctcttcatgtttcccctcccacccacctctgTATAGCAGTATCTCCCACACCAGACATTAGGTTTAATTGTTCAGGAAGAAGTGTAACTTTTGCCCACGTATGGGCTTTATCTAGTGTAAATGCAGTTAACTAGATGAACAGCCCATTCTcagcacatattgttcattttCTGCATTTGctttgggagggggggaaagagtCTGCATCTCTTTCATGCATATTCTTCAAGAAACTGTATGTGGAAGTCTTTCACTTTCTCCAGCACAATCTTCAGCTTCTCTACTGGAGGGAGAATGGTCATTCTGGAAAAAGAGAAGAAACACTGTATTGCAAAACATTTGATAAGATGCATTGTAATAAACATTAAAGAAATGGAAACCTGAAAGAGACACctcacccaacccccccccccccgagatatATTTCCCAAACAGTGCAGAGAAAGTAGAGCTTTTAACTTTCTgcaacctgcttttaaaaagatTCCCTTATTTTCTGAATTTATGTTATAGCTACAGTTACTGTACATAGAGCACCTGGTTTTGATTGACCTGTGTACTAAAATTCCGGGGCTTGTCATCTCAGTTTTTTAAATAGAGCAAAACCTCATTAAGTGCCCCCTGCAATAGACAGTCTACTGTGGGCTACtatgtttattattttaatgtttctGTATCAAACTTGTTCAGTTTACATGTGAAATGTGTTTTTTCTAacagccagccctgcaaacttagCTATCTGCAAGTGGAGTTCGTTCCTTCCAGCTCTTGTATTCTCACCAGTAAAAAAATTCTACacaacaaattctgctctcagttacacaggTACAACTGCGTCACTTGCCAGGTTTGTGAGGCACCCCTGACACCTGCCCTTAGAATGAGGAAACTTTGTCTGTACCTCCCAGGGCTGACTGTCCGAGCCATAGGCAACGCAAGCACTCCCCTCTCAGTccacctgggttctgtcccgcATCCAGGCTAGCAATAGCCAAACTCTAACCCCTGAGTCCTCAGAACGTCCCTGCACAGTGTCCCGCCCCTTAGCCGCTGAACACTCATGGAATGACCAGATCCTCTGTTCCCACAGGAACAGTACATCACAGCTTACTAGTTACACCTCAGATCACAGCTCCGCTTAACTAACAGCACTTCGATTTGTTTATAGAGAATGCAAGTTAATGTATTTAACACAGAGATTCATAggagagtaaaacagaaatattagaaacaaaattacatataaaacaaaatcataacaaatTCTAAAGCTTAAACTCAACTAACAAGCTGTCCTCCTGTCTAATAAGGTACTGCTTACCCCACCTCCTTCTCACAGTGTTTTTCAACCAGCATAGCTCTCCTTTCATGAGATCAAGCCTGCTGGCAACTTGTCTCCCCCAGCATCTCTTTCTGCACCTCTATATATACTGGCCCAGTCCTTTGTTCTTCACCTCTAAAACAGGGTTCCCTCATcccccactgtttacctcttcctGTTAATTTGCCTTCTGAAGTCCCAACAATCTTTTCATTAGCATTTGACTCCGTATGCAAATAGACTTCTATTGTAAGTCACACAATATACAATGATCAGCTAAGGAGATAAGTATAGTTATCTTTTGGGGACTACTTGGGGTTATATGGTGCTGCTGAATGCAAGTGTTGTAGAATCCAGACCTTTGTTAGCATTGCACAATCAATATAATGGGGAAAATGAGCTGGCTTGTATTTTGACTTGTCCGTCTCCAACAAAACTGTTCACTGAATTCCAGTTgcagggccaaattttgcccttcATTATACCTGTGGAAGCGCATGAAAACAATAGGGTTGCCATGACCCAAGGATCTCTTGATGTCAAATACAGGGCACAGGAGTGCATAAGGGTTACAGGGATCCCCTAGGTCTGGTATTTACATTCTAGTTTGCCAAAGAGTGTCATGTAAGATTTCTACTGAAAACCTGTGTCACGCTGGTGCTCATAATCTTAGTGAAATGTATGTGTGGCTATATTTTGGAAACGATATTTGTAAGGCCTTttaggcttggctacacttgcaagttagagtgcattaaagcagccccaggtaCCCTAACTCATGACCcttccacactggcaaggcacttggAGCGCCTGGACTCTGtagctggagcactcctggtaatccaccctccatgagaagcataacgcTTGCCACACCTCGGCTGAAACGCCCCagcgtcagtgtgaacgaggtgttgcattactgcgctttgatcagcctccagaaacgtcccataatccccttaagtcaagtgaccactcttgtcattgttttgaacttggctgTAGGAATAcagatatgccctttcaaagctccgtttctgacagctggctgcttatctgctccaggacaaagaaagccattagtgtggaatgctgttgttgagtggggggggggagaagggggagtctgctgttgtctgaacttacaagacagcatgctgacatgctctcagccccccaaaaacccactgtCTCTCCCGCCACATACACATAACGCacttcctgtcacactccacccaccccaccccccatttgaaaagcacattgcagccacttgcatgctaggatagctaccacaatgcgcTGCTCTTTGTGGGATTGCAAGAGCAGCTAATGTGTCCGTGCCAGTGTTCTTGaatctgacagtgtgaacacactgcagcactttccctattgtgcgctccgagggctggtttaactcacagcactctacatctgcaagtgtagccatgcccttaattAAAGGCAGGTCACCCAGAGGTGTAGCATGCCTTGAGACAGATTCCACCAAACAGGAGGTGGGAGACAGTTCTTGCAGAGTAAAGTGCTGCTTAGTGCAAgtaagggcggcagtcaggcccAAAAATAGCTAAAGAAAACCCCACACCTTATTTCAGTAAAGTGAGCAAACATTACTCAAGGTACACAGGAACTGTAACTGTTCTGTGAGGTGGTGCAATTTTCACAATCACTTTTCAGTATAGAGCCATACTGtaaaataatcattttaaaagtagACCACAGTTTCAGCAGAATTAAAGATCACTTCTAAGAACCAGTATTTTCTGATCCCTTGAGTGTTCACTTAGATACCTCACTGTGCTCTGTTCTGTATATTTGGAACTGATGTTAGCAAATTGGGGAAATACTGTATGAAGCCGAATGACACAGCAAAAACCAGTCCTACTGCTCTAGATATAATTATTAGCTATACAGAGTAtgcccaagaaaaaaaaaaaggttggtaTCACAAACAATGTGAATTAGTCCAAGTCTGTTTTTCATAGAGGACATGCTGTAAGAACCTtaacagttttatttatttagtaaagAGAAAGATTGTAACAACTGGATTCTTACAATACACTGTAATTTGCTATTAAACAGATACTGCACCTGAAGTGGTAACTTCCTTCTCTTTGGCCAAATCCACTGCCAGGTACAACACAGATTCCAGTTTCTTCCAAAAGTTTCATACAGTAGAATAAGTCAGGGGCCATTTCATGAGCCTGAGAAAAAAGAGATTGAATTTTATAAGTAATTTTTCATCTCCAGATCATAACATGAAATCATAATGCACAAAATACAGTTTTATGGTCATTTTTCTTTCCAAACGTTTCTCTTGCACTTTCATTTTCTTCACTACATGGATGGACAGTAACTCCCGTTGGTGGCGAAATGGATCCACTCCACACTGCAGGCTCTCAATCAGTCCAGCTCAACAGAACAGAATTAGCCAGTCATGCTGTCTTTACATAACTACTCCCCTCTTTGATTGACTGAGACCTAGAAACTTCTAGCAATGGAGTTCTTTGGTGTTCTAAACCTAATTTCACTGAAGTGTCTAACAGATTAAAGgtattaaaaatatttgatgAATTAACTCCTACATGCCTATCCTTACAATATTGCCCATAGCACAAATAATTAGGCATTCCCATTGGATTTTTCCAAAACATCTGCTGAGTAGTAAATCACCCGAATAATAATTTGGAGGAAGTTCTTACATTTTAAGTTAGTCAAATCAACACGCCCAGGCTATATACGTGATTCAGAGGCATTATTTCACCTCAGTAACATAGGTATAACTGAGCCCCAATCAAAAATGAATTAGAAAATGAAAGGCCTGCCTGCCCACTTGTTTATTAGTGATATAATCTCTTAGCAATAGCCAGTCTTTGTTTGTAGCTGGAAAGCACTTGTTCTACTCTGGGGCATAAAATTCCCTCATGGATAACAACCAGTAACAATGTAGCAAGGTTAGACGGACAATGGCTGACTGACCTTTGCTGCCTCAATGGCTTTGGAAGGGATAAATATCCTTGGGAAGGCATACATAGCTCCTTGAAGTGGATTGCAGTGAATTCCTGGCACTTTATTAAACATGTCTTCTGTTAGCTTGGCTTTTTGGGCAAGATTGTTCAAAACAGACTCCTTTTCCTGTTTAAAAgaaaaggaggggaaggagaatAGAAAAGAGTTGAATTGCTCCTTAGATGATGAATTGTAGGTTGGTTCAATAGTTTTGCAGTtggtaaaacaaaatgtttccttaaACTCACTCCTTACTAGGTAAGAGGTAAGTAAAATATATAAAAGATTAGCAATAACAAACACCCAAGACAAATTGCAATGGACCAAAAGTGATGTCAATCATAATTCAGCAGTCACACACTAGTCAAATCTAATGTCTTCCATCTTAAATACCTGCTGCTGGAAGATGACAAAAAGTATACATTTCCTATAACTCTGGTGCAACCCTGGATGCAAACCCAAAGGTTTAACATTGTTCTGGTCTGGGCAAGTTTTGTGACTTGCAATTTTTCCCCCCACTGAATACAATCattgtaatttcagtgccttTTCTGCAGATATGTGCTATACAATCAAACTGGCCCAAACTCCTGGAACGGAGCTTCTGGGGTTCTGTGGCCAAGAGGGAGTTCTGCATATGTAGCAAAGCAGATGCCAAGTCACCTCTGCAGACACTACCCTTGAAAGGCCCAGAATTCAAGCAGGAGCCCTAGTCCACAGGCTGTGTGTAGAGGGAAGATGGTATCCTTTTAAAGGAAGTACGTTTCTGAATTTAGCATTTGTGAAAGGTTCTGGAACAATGGTTCTGGAACAACATTCCTGGAGttctctatttatccacagaataggTACAGCAGGTCAGCCTTCTCAAATTGTATTTTCAATATGCCTCAAGATTGACCTGGCAGGACCAATTTCCAGGGATGAGagagtagttcagtctccatacTAATTCAGTTTGTAGCATTTCTGACGAGACTATCTACACAAGGGTACAAATTGGGGCTTTTGTGAGGGGAACACTTGTCCATTTGGAACAGTACTGAGAAACTCCTTTCAAAAGGTCACTGAATAGCATTCTTCAGATAATGATGACTTTCAGTCACCATCAATCTAGGCTGGTGATCCTAAGGCAAATCAGTGATGTCTAATTAACAATATCTCACAGGCTCTAGTTACGAGATAAAAAGAGCTGTCTTTAAaaagaaagacacacacacaccaaaacacACAACTAAAAGCAGATAAGCATTTTCTGTTTGACAGATCTCTACTACATCCCCTACAATAGGATTGATCTTCCATGGAATGTGAAAactcttctttttaaaataatgggcCACATTTTTAACTCCATTTATACACTAGAACTGAATTTGGTAGAGCATCTGTACAAATGAGAAGCTACTATTCTTTGTTCAAATAAGCATTCAATATATAAGGGTACAATATAATTTTACTTACAAAGTCACCCTCATTTAGTAGCTTCATTTTTCCTGTGCAGTTTTTCATAGAAGCCAGCTTTGTTGAGTAGCTGCCCTCATTTACCACGGAAGCCACgggggaaagaaattatatttaaaagcaaATGAACTCAATGAAAAGCCACAAACATGTGATGGAAGTGTTATGACTCCACCAAGATGTTGAAGCTACTAGTacaaagagaatttgaaattctcTGTAGTCCTGTTGGCCAGTGTTATTACAGGGCTCTATCATAAGGAAGGCTGAGATGGGATCTTTCTGTATATTTTCATCACACCCTGGTGATATATGGGATAAGGttaagaaataaacaaacaatattaGAGCTGACCTTAATGAACTGTGCATAAGATTCTTCCCCAGGTACTGGAGGATTCACTACGATATCCATAGCTGCCTGTCCAGAGACTGGAGGACAGAGGCGAACAGAGAGAAGTTTAACAAGCTGTCCTTTTATCTCTGGATGCAAGTTAATGACCTCCATATAACCCCCTCGGTAACCGCACCtgagaattgggggggggggggggggaagagacagagaaAAAATGAATATAATCTGGAATGTTAATTACTGAAAACAACCCCAAGAGAGGAAAAAGAGGAAGCATCCAGCTGAACTTTATATTAATCATGAGCATCTTGCTTTTAGCACCAATACATGTAACCTACATTTTTAGGCATCTTCTTTCGTATTGGGTAAGGTATAATGGTAGCTAATTACCATCAAAGAAAGTATTGGGTGTGACATTTAGACATTAACATATGCAGCTTCAATATGAGCTTAGTCTAGCTATTAACATGGATGTTTATTCCTCAGAGTAGAAGTGTACAGCAGAAGCAGAATCCATTTGATCAGGAAGTTGGCATTTCCCTCCCCTGATCCCCcaaaaaagaaacacacacacatccaccccTCTATAAAATCAGGCTGATCCAGGGACTCTTGAATTAGTCAGTAGTCCAGAGGTCCATTGTGCCATCCCCGGTAGGCTGCACTCACAACTATTTTAGGAACCTAGTAATGTAGGACTGGGGTGTTGGGATGGGAGGCAGGTCTGTGATAGGtgctctcttttttaaaaactacTCCATTAAATAAAAAGTTTGCAAAACCACTGGGCTAGCCCATAAGTTATACAATATTCCATATATAAACTCATGCATTTTCCTTGTTTACTAGTTGTTATGTAACAGTAACAGAAGATACAAGATGACTATGTGAAAAAATCATCCTGCTTGACAAGAGGTAAGAGGAAGCTATTCTACTAAATACTGTGCAAGAGGTTATACAATAAAGAAATGAAGATGGACATACTCGCCCATGTATCCCTTGGAGGTGGAATGGAAGGATGCTAGCTCTACATTGCTGTAGTACTCTGGTCCCATCTCATACAGAACCTTTTTGAAGGAATGAAACTGACATTCTTCTGAGTAAATGTTATCTTGATAAACCTACACAATCAGAGGAAATATTATGCACTCTGCCCAAATGTGAATAAATGACGGCATATTACACAGAATGTAAGTTGCTGAAGAAAGTTTGGGATGTACTAATGCTTGAAAGCATTTACAAGAGAGAAGTTACAGTTACTTCAAGCATAACAAACGTATAGCTTATGCTATACTTAACTGAGTAGCCCTTGCAAGAAGATTATTGAACTTTGATTTTGTATATTATTTCTAAACTTTTATGTTTTTCATCCGTGTACTCAATTCCCAATCCCCACCTcgccccagctccagtttcccTCCCTTTAATTATCTAAACCAAAGGCTAATGTCACCCTATTTTTTGCAGGTCAAAACTAGGAtgttgttccagtttctttctagAGTTACATCCTTATTGGAGCCACTACCCTTTTCACCTACATCAAGTCCAGCACACTCATTTTTCAAATTAACTCTTCAGGACTGAGAAGCTGGCTTTTTGTTCACAACTTTTAGCATGCGCCATGTTAGAAATCAACAATCACACTTGTTGAGCGCAAAGGAAGAGAACCGAGCACCTAGTGCTTCTGCTGCACTGCAGGTGTGTTCTCCACAGAAAGGTATGTAGTCTTAATGCTCTACTACCTCATCAGCCAGAAGAAAGAGTTGCTCCTCCCAAGCAAAATGTATAACATCTTCAATGCACTTTCTACTTTGAACCTGACCTATAATTTAAAGTGAGAGAAGAAAAGTTGCAATTCAGGTTAATTAGTAGAGAACATATATACAGTCTTTTAGTCTAGAACCAGGAAGGCTGCTACCTCTTCAATAAGTTGTCCCTcttagcttttatttatttattttatttttttaaggtatGGAAGCTGGGACATAAAACTCATTACAATCACTTATACGCTATATATACTCTATACAATATGTCTGGGATGGTGGGTGGGGAGTCTCCAATCACAACTGCTTGAGATGTATTGTCTAAATTATAGGAGACAGCGAATTTGTGAGACATTCATTTTTAGACCCCTGTCAACAAGTCAGCTGAGGATAAGACTAGTCTTCTTTGGATATGTTCTTCATTGCAGTTTACACATGCTCTTACATGGGTAAGCCCAAAACTCTTTagcatgcacacacaaaatacTTAAACCTGGGTTTATATGTTCTTGAACCCAGGCTTGATTGCTTAGCTGGTAAATTATCTCAGTAAATTAAAACATGCTTAACTAAGTTTCAGGGTGACAAATTGGTTATATGGTAGGAATCTCTGATTTTATCATTAGAGTCCAGCTGTACATGTGCAATGATAAGTCACAAGCAAGTTCTAAGCATgtacagcaaaaagaaaaaaaaaggggtgaacaaaataaattttgaaacatTTAAATGAAGCCATTACAAACCAGTGGGATTTCCTGGGTTGATGATGCAAAGGACCTTTGGATTACAGTATGCTTTGGCTTCATTCAAGGAACGACGAAGTTCATTCACATCTAGTGCCCAGCAATTCTCTTCATCCAGGTAATAGTTCACCTGGATGGCATCTAGTTCAGATATGGCTGCTGAATACAAGGGGTATTGTGGGATTGGGATCATCACTCCAGTTCGGGATTTCCCTCCTCCTGAGACCAGGATCTTTAGAATAGTCTGGAAAAATGTAGGaattgaaagaagaaaaaaaacaaaaaataacagaTGACAGCGCAATTCACAGTATATTCTGGAacaacttgctgtgtgactttctCCCGCTCTATGGGACCCAAAGCCTTAGGCAAATTTCAGTTACAGAGGCACAAAGTCACCAACCTTCATGACAGTGACACTGCTAGTTCTGAATACTGAAGGACATTTATCTTTTAAGTCAAATAACATTTCACACCAACTGTTAGATAGAGAATGCAAGGTGTTTTATAACAAAAATTATGTAACATTTAACAATGGCCAAACACATCACATAGAGTCCTTTAAAAACAACCAACAGCTGCCGTCTTGCTGTAACTGCCAGGTGAAGTTGAAGGCTTATCACTGGAAAATTCAAACAAGCAACAAAGATAGTACCGGTATAATCAAATATGGTTATATGCATTTATAGCTGATAAAGTTTTATGGAAAAACATGTAATGCTCACACTCCTGTCACACTGCCAAATTGCAAAGTCTGGGAAATGGATTACACTGGAAGAATCAAtgaagctgctgtaaatcagagtACTGTAATACCAAACTGTGCCACaagatgtcatttaaaaaaaagttttgcaaactagctaaaaaaataaaaatatgcactACAGCAAAGCAAATCCAAGGAAATCTATCTTCAGCAACCATGCAAAGGATCAACATATACTAGTTACCTAGTAGAGATGGTCTTCATCTAAAGAACAAAAACTGCCTTGGAAACTTTGGGAATACTTTAAAGTGAATTGCTTAATGTAGGAAGGCTGGCTATTGAAGGTGGCCCTTAGTGTGGGTTCCACTGAATCTACGTAACACATGGTTTCCTTAAAGCTCTCCAAGAATTCTCAGTCTGTGGGCTCTGGTTTCTCCAGTGAATAACATCCTCTTCTAAGCTTTAGCGTCTACacattttaggcctggtctacatggaaaattaagttggcttaactacattgctcaggagtgtgaaaaatccatacccctgagtggCACAGTTAAGCTGACCTAGCACCCAGTGTATACAGCTACTAGCTACTGTCTCTCATGGAGGTGAGTTATGTACACCGACGGGAAACCCCTCCCGTCAGCAgaagtagtgtcttcactgaagcactacagcaacACATTTCAAGTACAGCCAAGCCCTTAGTCGTGTACAGCAAAATCTTCTAGCCAAGATGGCTAATGCTAGTCTCCTAAGTCAATATTTAGTCACTTAAAAAGCTTTAGACGGCCATATGAAGATTTTAGTATCCATGGGCCTGTTTCAGAACTCCTGTCTTTTGCTCACACATAACATAACTGACTTCAATGTAAATCAGATCAGAATCAATGGCATGGTGTATGTGAGAGATCAGACATACAATTGTGCAAAGAAGATGAGAATCATGCTCTATAGTCTATATTTCTTAAGGGATATGTCTAATGTACCGCACAGTTTGTTTATGCACAGAATATATACATGTACACACAAACTTTTAACACCTACAGCAATTCCATCACTAGCCCCTGTGGTAAGGTATATATTATCTGGATCTGCAGGAACTCCTCCATCTCGTCTTTCAATGTACGCTGCAACATCTTCACGGATGCAATTTACACCTTGACTGGCACTGTAAGACCCTGTGAGAAATGGAGAATATGAGCAGATATTCAAATGTACACAATCTACAAATCTTAAATGCCCATGTTTGGCCCGTAACATTCCAAagttaagaatcatagaatatcagggttggaatggacctcaggacgtcatttaatccaaccccctgctcaaagcaggaccaatccccagacagatttttgctccaaatccctaaatggccccctcaaggattgaactcagaaccctgggtttagcagaccaatgctcaaaccactgagctatccctccccaaagtTAGTAGTATATGAGGTAGTTTGGCTGTATGAGAGCTTTATTATTTCCCCAAT
Encoded here:
- the GPT2 gene encoding alanine aminotransferase 2 isoform X3: MGIKKPFTEVIKANIGDAHAMGQQPITFLRQVVALCTYPNLLDSPSFPEDSKKRARRILQGCGGNSLGSYSASQGVNCIREDVAAYIERRDGGVPADPDNIYLTTGASDGIATILKILVSGGGKSRTGVMIPIPQYPLYSAAISELDAIQVNYYLDEENCWALDVNELRRSLNEAKAYCNPKVLCIINPGNPTGQVQSRKCIEDVIHFAWEEQLFLLADEVYQDNIYSEECQFHSFKKVLYEMGPEYYSNVELASFHSTSKGYMGECGYRGGYMEVINLHPEIKGQLVKLLSVRLCPPVSGQAAMDIVVNPPVPGEESYAQFIKEKESVLNNLAQKAKLTEDMFNKVPGIHCNPLQGAMYAFPRIFIPSKAIEAAKAHEMAPDLFYCMKLLEETGICVVPGSGFGQREGSYHFRMTILPPVEKLKIVLEKVKDFHIQFLEEYA
- the GPT2 gene encoding alanine aminotransferase 2 isoform X2 — encoded protein: MRLPARSMHRFAVLAKQTAASPGCKGPGSCRNGRRDVALRCIASLVEGKRHQQRFTQRTRPGREGLVRWNSAAEASAVKINEKTSREKILTLESMNPQVKAVEYAVRGPIVLKAGEIEKELRKGIKKPFTEVIKANIGDAHAMGQQPITFLRQVVALCTYPNLLDSPSFPEDSKKRARRILQGCGGNSLGSYSASQGVNCIREDVAAYIERRDGGVPADPDNIYLTTGASDGIATILKILVSGGGKSRTGVMIPIPQYPLYSAAISELDAIQVNYYLDEENCWALDVNELRRSLNEAKAYCNPKVLCIINPGNPTGQVQSRKCIEDVIHFAWEEQLFLLADEVYQDNIYSEECQFHSFKKVLYEMGPEYYSNVELASFHSTSKGYMGECGYRGGYMEVINLHPEIKGQLVKLLSVRLCPPVSGQAAMDIVVNPPVPGEESYAQFIKEKESVLNNLAQKAKLTEDMFNKVPGIHCNPLQGAMYAFPRIFIPSKAIEAAKAHEMAPDLFYCMKLLEETGICVVPGSGFGQREGSYHFRMTILPPVEKLKIVLEKVKDFHIQFLEEYA
- the GPT2 gene encoding alanine aminotransferase 2 isoform X1, which encodes MWGRLQRTEHALRLPARSMHRFAVLAKQTAASPGCKGPGSCRNGRRDVALRCIASLVEGKRHQQRFTQRTRPGREGLVRWNSAAEASAVKINEKTSREKILTLESMNPQVKAVEYAVRGPIVLKAGEIEKELRKGIKKPFTEVIKANIGDAHAMGQQPITFLRQVVALCTYPNLLDSPSFPEDSKKRARRILQGCGGNSLGSYSASQGVNCIREDVAAYIERRDGGVPADPDNIYLTTGASDGIATILKILVSGGGKSRTGVMIPIPQYPLYSAAISELDAIQVNYYLDEENCWALDVNELRRSLNEAKAYCNPKVLCIINPGNPTGQVQSRKCIEDVIHFAWEEQLFLLADEVYQDNIYSEECQFHSFKKVLYEMGPEYYSNVELASFHSTSKGYMGECGYRGGYMEVINLHPEIKGQLVKLLSVRLCPPVSGQAAMDIVVNPPVPGEESYAQFIKEKESVLNNLAQKAKLTEDMFNKVPGIHCNPLQGAMYAFPRIFIPSKAIEAAKAHEMAPDLFYCMKLLEETGICVVPGSGFGQREGSYHFRMTILPPVEKLKIVLEKVKDFHIQFLEEYA
- the GPT2 gene encoding alanine aminotransferase 2 isoform X5 — protein: MGQQPITFLRQVVALCTYPNLLDSPSFPEDSKKRARRILQGCGGNSLGSYSASQGVNCIREDVAAYIERRDGGVPADPDNIYLTTGASDGIATILKILVSGGGKSRTGVMIPIPQYPLYSAAISELDAIQVNYYLDEENCWALDVNELRRSLNEAKAYCNPKVLCIINPGNPTGQVQSRKCIEDVIHFAWEEQLFLLADEVYQDNIYSEECQFHSFKKVLYEMGPEYYSNVELASFHSTSKGYMGECGYRGGYMEVINLHPEIKGQLVKLLSVRLCPPVSGQAAMDIVVNPPVPGEESYAQFIKEKESVLNNLAQKAKLTEDMFNKVPGIHCNPLQGAMYAFPRIFIPSKAIEAAKAHEMAPDLFYCMKLLEETGICVVPGSGFGQREGSYHFRMTILPPVEKLKIVLEKVKDFHIQFLEEYA